The proteins below are encoded in one region of Halobaculum roseum:
- a CDS encoding ABC transporter permease — protein sequence MSFRRFLIKRTAIAVMLTLIAVSIIFVTLRLLPSDPFSGLVASGALTAEQVAQVRAMYGLDEPIYIQYLRYIQNLFTFQFGISLTQQRPVGEIIVPALVNTMVLLLPALVVTAIVSSAAGMYAGWNRGSWFEQSSIVVTTVFRAVPIFVTGIFLLIIFSYGLGWLPAFGMRSPLANPDGYLETYLSVDFLKHYTLPFTATVLFYSGDFLMLARNSVVERKGSEFLMLHRAKGLSEMEQLGRAGRNSLLPLVTYFALRTGMLFQGVITLEVVFAWPGIGRALVQAILNQDYPTVQAAVFIMALAVIVMNLTADVAYAKLDPTVEAGDV from the coding sequence ATGAGCTTTCGACGCTTCCTGATAAAGCGGACAGCGATCGCGGTGATGCTGACACTGATAGCCGTCAGTATCATCTTCGTGACGCTGCGGCTGTTACCGTCGGACCCGTTCAGCGGACTTGTCGCGTCCGGGGCCCTCACAGCCGAACAAGTGGCACAGGTGCGCGCAATGTACGGACTGGACGAACCGATCTACATCCAGTACCTGAGATACATCCAGAACCTGTTCACGTTCCAGTTCGGGATCTCGCTCACCCAGCAACGGCCGGTCGGCGAGATCATCGTTCCCGCGCTGGTGAACACCATGGTCCTGCTGTTGCCCGCGCTCGTCGTGACGGCGATCGTCAGTTCGGCCGCCGGCATGTACGCAGGGTGGAACCGAGGATCGTGGTTCGAGCAGTCGAGCATCGTCGTGACCACGGTCTTTCGCGCGGTCCCGATCTTCGTGACGGGGATCTTCCTGCTCATCATCTTCTCGTACGGGCTGGGCTGGCTGCCGGCGTTCGGGATGCGGAGTCCGCTCGCGAACCCGGACGGCTATCTGGAGACGTATCTCTCAGTAGACTTCCTGAAACACTACACGCTCCCCTTCACGGCGACGGTGTTGTTCTACAGCGGCGACTTCCTGATGCTCGCCCGCAACTCCGTCGTCGAACGGAAAGGCTCGGAGTTCCTCATGCTCCACCGTGCGAAGGGACTGTCCGAGATGGAACAACTCGGGCGGGCTGGTCGTAACTCGCTGTTGCCGCTGGTCACGTACTTCGCGCTTCGGACGGGGATGCTCTTTCAGGGAGTCATCACGCTGGAGGTCGTCTTCGCGTGGCCGGGTATCGGTCGCGCGCTCGTTCAAGCGATCCTCAATCAGGATTACCCGACGGTACAGGCGGCCGTGTTTATCATGGCGCTTGCGGTCATCGTGATGAACCTCACCGCCG
- a CDS encoding ABC transporter substrate-binding protein, whose product MSQDKPFEIESGTTGNASRRRFMRIAGAAGMAGLAGCGGNQSGDGTDTGGGGGNGGGGGGGGGGGNGGGESIETRFWEEWPVETKGVDVNDEAIQFEYTAVEGQSVPEVDTHFAQAETPWMREFALQVQQSFNDIGVPVNLITVQPSTRYGEFWRADIGHPVPVTMNLHGPDPQRGLDPNPFLMRAHPETGGNYYNYKNDEITELLDEQAQTIGDVEARAEICHEIQRKLSEDAYLIAANFPEVITVANTADWEGYVPTPGNGTTRDSFIWTQVNLQPQGDSTTWVKGVTSGMQGTNLPFSSGGQEEKRLLNVYDGLFDASPELEIVPALATNADVVDDTTVEMDLREGVEWHDGESFGPDDVKFSVEMYKEYNAPQQGAFVRTIDSVEILSESGGGRVRFNLTEPDAAFLTQRVARSAIVPKHRWEDVDSPAEYNPDNPVGTGPFSFVNWEQGSELRLEKHENNWMWDDDVREELLGDYFVPGDGIDEMVHANVGNVSTLIGAMQSGDIDAIGTTVSNQQAERAASASGVEKQTARNYVPTDVHLSHLVPLFRDKTFRVALCHAFDKEGFVQNTLGGRGEVIEGQNLLTPLLTPFHGETEPYEYDVEGARQMLRQAGYTFDDQDMLVWPQGDAWDAFAERVENGHASRSELDQSEFS is encoded by the coding sequence ATGTCGCAGGACAAGCCGTTCGAGATCGAATCGGGGACGACTGGAAACGCATCGCGCCGGCGATTCATGCGGATCGCGGGTGCAGCGGGAATGGCCGGGCTGGCTGGATGTGGTGGGAACCAATCCGGTGACGGTACCGACACCGGTGGCGGTGGTGGCAACGGTGGCGGTGGCGGTGGCGGCGGCGGTGGTGGTAACGGAGGCGGTGAATCCATCGAGACACGGTTCTGGGAGGAGTGGCCCGTCGAGACGAAAGGTGTCGATGTCAACGACGAGGCGATCCAGTTCGAGTACACGGCCGTCGAAGGACAGTCCGTGCCGGAGGTCGATACGCACTTCGCGCAGGCGGAGACACCGTGGATGCGCGAGTTCGCGCTGCAGGTTCAGCAATCATTCAACGACATCGGCGTCCCGGTGAACCTGATCACCGTCCAACCCAGTACTCGGTACGGCGAGTTCTGGCGGGCAGATATCGGGCACCCAGTGCCGGTGACGATGAACCTCCACGGTCCGGACCCTCAGCGTGGCCTGGATCCGAACCCGTTCCTCATGCGCGCGCACCCGGAGACGGGCGGGAACTACTACAACTACAAGAACGACGAGATCACGGAACTGCTCGACGAGCAGGCGCAGACGATCGGTGACGTGGAGGCACGCGCCGAGATCTGCCACGAGATCCAGCGCAAACTCAGTGAGGACGCCTACCTCATCGCGGCGAACTTCCCGGAGGTCATCACGGTGGCCAACACCGCCGACTGGGAGGGGTACGTCCCGACGCCGGGCAACGGAACGACCCGAGACTCGTTCATCTGGACGCAGGTGAACCTCCAGCCGCAGGGCGACTCGACCACCTGGGTCAAGGGCGTCACGTCAGGGATGCAGGGGACGAACCTCCCGTTCTCCAGCGGTGGCCAGGAGGAGAAACGCCTCCTCAACGTCTATGACGGATTGTTCGACGCCTCGCCGGAGCTCGAGATCGTCCCGGCGCTGGCGACGAACGCCGATGTCGTCGATGACACGACCGTCGAGATGGATCTCCGCGAAGGGGTCGAGTGGCACGACGGGGAGTCGTTCGGTCCGGACGACGTCAAGTTCAGCGTCGAGATGTACAAAGAGTACAACGCACCCCAGCAGGGGGCGTTCGTCCGGACGATCGACAGCGTCGAAATCCTGTCGGAGAGCGGCGGCGGTCGCGTCAGGTTCAACCTCACCGAACCCGACGCGGCGTTCCTCACCCAGCGGGTGGCCCGCAGCGCCATCGTGCCGAAACACCGCTGGGAGGACGTCGACAGTCCCGCCGAGTACAACCCCGACAACCCGGTCGGAACCGGCCCGTTCTCGTTCGTCAACTGGGAGCAGGGCTCCGAGCTCAGGCTCGAGAAACACGAGAACAACTGGATGTGGGACGACGACGTTCGGGAGGAACTCCTCGGCGACTACTTCGTCCCCGGCGACGGGATCGACGAGATGGTTCACGCCAATGTCGGCAACGTCTCGACGCTCATCGGCGCCATGCAGTCCGGTGACATCGACGCTATCGGGACGACTGTCTCGAACCAGCAGGCCGAACGCGCAGCGAGCGCGAGCGGCGTCGAGAAACAGACCGCGCGCAACTACGTCCCCACGGACGTCCACCTCAGCCACCTCGTTCCGCTGTTCCGGGACAAAACGTTCCGCGTCGCGCTGTGTCACGCCTTCGATAAGGAAGGATTCGTCCAGAACACGCTCGGTGGGCGTGGTGAGGTGATCGAGGGACAGAACCTCCTCACACCACTCCTGACGCCGTTCCACGGGGAGACCGAGCCGTACGAGTACGACGTTGAGGGTGCCCGTCAAATGCTCCGCCAGGCGGGGTACACCTTCGACGACCAAGACATGCTGGTGTGGCCCCAGGGCGACGCCTGGGACGCGTTCGCCGAGCGTGTCGAGAACGGACACGCCTCCCGTTCCGAACTCGATCAATCCGAATTCTCGTAA
- a CDS encoding helix-turn-helix domain-containing protein, whose amino-acid sequence MERIPDGERIEFENAFYADEGNWIESLLVTSRSQFDPESVTGELSRVELFHHERVSGPTVDNASYRLTVVAQEPYPFLLGVILRGRAIPNRLQLHHDSFEGVVTVKEWESFRALAEQIEEQFGRFELLSVNQVETTGEPFGSGQLGRVLRNELSQEQLTVLQTAHRLGYFDVPRKASADDIAAELDIAQSTLSERLRLAEQRLFDLVFSGSGSESAGNTKEN is encoded by the coding sequence ATGGAACGGATCCCGGACGGAGAACGGATCGAGTTCGAGAACGCGTTCTACGCGGACGAAGGCAACTGGATCGAGTCGCTACTCGTCACGTCACGGTCTCAATTCGATCCGGAATCGGTGACGGGGGAACTCTCGCGGGTGGAGCTGTTTCACCACGAACGAGTATCGGGCCCGACCGTCGACAACGCGAGCTATCGACTGACCGTCGTCGCCCAGGAACCCTATCCGTTCCTCCTCGGAGTAATCTTACGTGGAAGGGCGATCCCCAATCGACTCCAGCTCCACCACGACTCGTTCGAGGGAGTTGTCACCGTCAAGGAGTGGGAATCGTTTCGAGCGCTCGCGGAGCAAATCGAGGAACAGTTCGGACGGTTCGAGCTGTTAAGCGTCAATCAAGTCGAAACCACCGGCGAACCGTTCGGCAGCGGGCAACTCGGGCGCGTCCTGCGGAACGAACTCTCGCAGGAACAGCTTACTGTCCTACAAACCGCTCACAGGCTCGGCTACTTCGACGTTCCGCGAAAGGCGTCGGCGGATGACATCGCCGCGGAACTCGATATCGCACAGTCGACACTCAGCGAACGGCTCCGGCTCGCGGAGCAGCGGCTGTTCGACCTCGTCTTCTCGGGGTCGGGAAGTGAATCAGCAGGGAACACGAAGGAGAACTAA
- a CDS encoding aconitate hydratase — MDGTLTEKVLEDHLVDGEIATGEEIGITVDQTIAHDLTGTMAWLQFEALGLDEVQVEVAGQHCDHQTYQPDFKVSDDHRFLRSAAGTFGAYFARPGTGILHQVHKENFTAPGKTLIGADSHTPTAGGLGCLGIGTGGLDVATAMGGAPYYLDVPEVVNVRLQGELPEWSTAKDVILELLRRFSVKHGVGKVFEYTGPGVKALSAHERTVIANMGTELGATSSVFPTDERTKEFFERLGRPEDYVELTPDDDAEYDDEVVVDLSEIEPLIACPSMPDNVVPVRDVAGKETEQVLVGSCTNGAYEDILPVAKMFQDREVAKRTETIIAPGSKQAAEMLARNGFTAELMAAGVNFSEATCGACIGAGHVPASDTVSVRTFNRNFEGRSGMEDDVVYLCSPEVAAATALRGEITDPRDLADDLDDLEAPGFEYPERYIGASESDIIMPEQAVDDGLVKGPNIDEVPLKDPLGSDLAGPALLKMPDNITTDHIIPATQEVSVYRSNVPKLSEFTLKRVDETFAARAAEADGGFLVAGENYGQGSSREHAALCPMYLGIHGVLARSFARIHKSNLINFGLLPLTIDEETYENIEQGDDIELVDDALAVVESGQQTFTVRVNNSWEANAHLDANERERELLAAGGKLPHTRREFADGVDEES, encoded by the coding sequence ATGGACGGGACACTGACGGAGAAAGTGTTAGAAGACCACCTCGTTGACGGCGAGATAGCGACGGGCGAGGAGATCGGTATCACGGTCGACCAAACCATCGCTCACGACCTGACCGGGACGATGGCGTGGCTTCAGTTCGAGGCGCTCGGCCTCGACGAGGTACAGGTCGAGGTCGCTGGCCAACACTGCGACCACCAGACCTACCAACCGGATTTCAAGGTGTCCGACGATCATCGGTTCCTCCGTTCCGCGGCGGGCACCTTCGGCGCCTACTTTGCGAGACCGGGGACCGGGATCCTCCATCAAGTTCACAAAGAGAACTTCACGGCGCCCGGGAAGACCCTTATCGGCGCCGATTCGCACACGCCGACCGCTGGTGGTCTCGGTTGTCTCGGGATCGGCACCGGCGGACTCGACGTAGCCACCGCGATGGGCGGCGCACCGTATTATCTCGACGTGCCCGAAGTTGTCAACGTTCGCCTACAGGGCGAGCTTCCCGAGTGGTCGACGGCGAAAGACGTCATCCTCGAACTCCTCCGCCGGTTCTCGGTCAAACACGGCGTCGGTAAAGTGTTCGAATACACCGGTCCGGGCGTCAAGGCCCTCTCAGCCCACGAGCGCACCGTTATCGCCAATATGGGCACGGAACTCGGTGCGACCAGCTCCGTTTTCCCGACGGACGAGCGAACGAAGGAGTTCTTCGAGCGCCTCGGCCGGCCCGAAGACTACGTAGAACTGACCCCTGACGACGACGCGGAGTACGACGACGAGGTCGTGGTTGATCTCTCGGAGATCGAACCCTTGATCGCCTGCCCGTCCATGCCCGATAACGTCGTGCCGGTCCGGGACGTTGCGGGGAAAGAGACCGAACAGGTACTCGTCGGCTCCTGCACCAACGGCGCATACGAAGACATCCTTCCCGTCGCGAAGATGTTCCAGGACCGCGAGGTCGCCAAGCGGACGGAGACGATCATCGCGCCTGGCTCGAAACAGGCCGCAGAGATGCTGGCACGGAACGGCTTCACGGCCGAGTTGATGGCCGCAGGCGTCAATTTCTCCGAGGCGACGTGTGGAGCCTGTATCGGGGCCGGCCATGTCCCCGCTTCCGACACCGTGAGCGTACGTACGTTCAATCGCAACTTCGAGGGGCGGTCCGGGATGGAAGACGACGTGGTCTACCTCTGCTCGCCCGAGGTGGCCGCGGCGACGGCTCTCAGAGGGGAGATCACGGATCCGCGTGACTTGGCTGACGACCTCGACGACTTGGAGGCACCGGGATTCGAGTACCCTGAGCGCTATATCGGCGCCAGCGAGTCGGACATCATCATGCCCGAGCAGGCCGTTGACGACGGGCTCGTCAAGGGGCCGAACATCGACGAGGTCCCCTTGAAGGACCCGCTCGGCAGCGATCTGGCGGGACCGGCGCTCCTGAAAATGCCGGACAATATCACGACCGACCACATCATCCCGGCGACACAGGAGGTGTCGGTATACCGCTCGAACGTGCCCAAGCTTTCGGAGTTCACGCTCAAGCGGGTTGACGAGACGTTTGCTGCCCGCGCCGCGGAGGCCGACGGCGGCTTCCTCGTTGCCGGGGAGAACTATGGCCAAGGGTCATCGCGGGAGCACGCCGCGCTCTGTCCGATGTATCTCGGAATTCACGGAGTCCTCGCACGGTCGTTCGCCCGCATTCACAAGTCGAACCTGATCAACTTCGGCCTACTCCCGTTGACCATCGACGAGGAGACGTATGAGAATATCGAGCAGGGCGACGACATCGAACTCGTCGATGACGCGCTTGCGGTGGTCGAGAGCGGTCAGCAGACGTTCACGGTCCGAGTGAACAACAGCTGGGAAGCGAACGCCCATCTGGACGCCAACGAGCGTGAACGCGAACTGCTCGCTGCGGGCGGGAAACTTCCGCACACGCGGCGAGAGTTCGCCGACGGCGTTGACGAGGAGTCGTAG
- a CDS encoding Gfo/Idh/MocA family protein, giving the protein MTDSSRRLAFGVLGTAGIARTAVIPGIRGSEHTVEAVASRDCERAREFAAEESIPRSYGSYEELLADEDLDAVYVPLPNGLHAEWTKRAADAGLDVLCEKPLAVDTSEARAVVDHCEQRDVTLMEGFMYRYHPRTERVLDLVVDDLADVRTVTSTFRFPLYDRPNDVRLRPDLAGGSLMDVGCYPVSLTRAVLGDPDRAYAHTNDTRDAGVDTELAGVLEYDDGRSARVASGFDTQLVQRYRIDATNGWIAVERAFDAPVDESVSLEYEIDGRHAVETFDPTDQYRLEVEHFADCVANDTTPLTDGENAIATMRVIDALYESADEGCAVDLR; this is encoded by the coding sequence ATGACGGACTCCTCGCGCCGACTCGCGTTCGGCGTGCTCGGCACCGCCGGGATCGCCCGAACGGCGGTAATACCGGGAATCCGGGGGAGCGAGCACACGGTCGAGGCGGTCGCGTCCCGGGACTGCGAGCGCGCCCGCGAGTTCGCGGCGGAGGAATCGATCCCGCGGAGTTACGGTTCGTACGAGGAACTGCTGGCCGACGAGGATCTCGATGCAGTGTACGTCCCGCTTCCCAACGGACTCCACGCCGAGTGGACGAAGCGCGCGGCCGACGCCGGGCTCGACGTGCTCTGTGAGAAGCCGCTGGCGGTCGACACGTCGGAGGCGCGTGCGGTCGTCGACCACTGTGAGCAACGAGACGTCACCCTCATGGAGGGATTCATGTACCGGTACCACCCGCGGACCGAACGGGTGCTCGATCTCGTCGTCGACGACCTCGCGGACGTTCGTACGGTGACCTCGACGTTCCGGTTCCCGCTGTACGACCGGCCGAACGACGTCCGTCTGCGTCCGGATCTCGCCGGGGGATCGCTGATGGACGTCGGTTGTTACCCCGTATCACTCACGAGAGCGGTCCTCGGCGATCCCGACCGGGCGTACGCCCACACCAACGATACCAGGGACGCCGGCGTCGACACGGAGTTGGCGGGGGTGCTCGAATACGACGACGGCCGCTCGGCGCGCGTCGCCTCCGGGTTCGACACCCAGCTCGTCCAGCGATATCGGATCGACGCGACGAACGGCTGGATCGCGGTCGAGCGAGCGTTCGACGCGCCCGTCGACGAGTCGGTGTCACTCGAGTACGAGATAGACGGCAGGCACGCCGTGGAGACGTTCGACCCGACGGATCAGTACCGACTCGAGGTGGAACACTTCGCCGACTGTGTCGCCAACGACACGACGCCGCTGACCGACGGCGAGAACGCGATCGCGACGATGCGAGTGATCGACGCGCTGTACGAGAGCGCTGACGAGGGCTGTGCGGTCGATCTCCGCTGA
- a CDS encoding DUF7557 family protein — translation MGKTIELNDDLVERIEEHCEEDETIEEFLQELVSIYEQEGRFLQEGA, via the coding sequence ATGGGTAAGACGATCGAACTCAACGACGACCTCGTGGAGCGCATCGAGGAGCACTGCGAGGAGGACGAGACCATCGAGGAATTTCTCCAGGAGTTGGTCTCGATATACGAACAGGAGGGCCGGTTCCTCCAGGAAGGCGCGTAG
- a CDS encoding helix-turn-helix domain-containing protein, giving the protein MVVHATVAVAPREFLLGRTLAVAGDARIELECAVPLGDRFAPYLTIAADDPKTVCDLVAAEPSVDRVDPLRRGDDEWLVRVRWTGPRSPVLTALRDADAVCVEAVATRGTWHLTLRFDSHEQLTDCYHRCLDRDVRLSVDRVHEGEGLRQSASRALTSAQREALATAFDAGYFAVPREVTLAELADRLGISDTAASQRLRRGLQNLLADTLEADAPDPA; this is encoded by the coding sequence ATGGTCGTTCACGCGACGGTCGCGGTTGCCCCTCGCGAGTTCCTCCTCGGGAGGACACTCGCCGTCGCCGGCGACGCACGGATCGAGCTCGAATGCGCGGTCCCGCTGGGGGATCGGTTCGCGCCGTACCTCACCATCGCGGCCGACGACCCGAAGACGGTGTGTGATCTCGTCGCCGCGGAGCCGTCCGTCGATCGGGTCGACCCGCTCCGCCGCGGCGACGACGAGTGGCTCGTGCGCGTTCGGTGGACGGGCCCCCGATCGCCGGTGTTGACGGCACTTCGTGACGCCGACGCTGTCTGCGTCGAGGCGGTTGCGACCCGCGGAACGTGGCACCTGACGCTCCGGTTCGACAGCCACGAGCAACTCACCGACTGCTACCACCGGTGTCTCGATCGCGACGTCCGACTCTCCGTCGATCGCGTGCACGAGGGGGAAGGCCTCCGACAGTCGGCATCGCGGGCGCTCACGTCCGCTCAACGTGAGGCGCTCGCGACCGCCTTCGATGCGGGGTACTTCGCGGTGCCGCGGGAGGTGACGCTCGCGGAGTTGGCCGACCGGCTCGGGATCTCCGATACGGCAGCCTCACAGCGGCTGCGACGCGGTCTGCAGAACCTACTCGCCGACACTCTCGAGGCCGACGCGCCAGATCCCGCGTGA
- a CDS encoding Hsp20/alpha crystallin family protein yields the protein MPTRRDPFSEVEQLIERMNRQLEAATGSRSGEEFADEEEYAPVDLVEYDDEFVATVDLPGFDRSEVSVEVTDNTLRIAGEREEETEEREEGEEERVLRRERRHESVQRSLSLPDEIDTDGVTAEMKNGVLTVTLPRLDVESSREIEIE from the coding sequence ATGCCGACACGAAGGGATCCGTTCTCCGAGGTGGAACAGCTCATCGAACGGATGAACCGTCAACTCGAAGCCGCGACAGGGTCGAGGTCCGGCGAGGAGTTCGCCGACGAAGAGGAGTACGCGCCGGTCGACCTGGTGGAGTACGACGACGAGTTCGTCGCGACCGTCGATCTGCCGGGGTTCGATCGATCCGAGGTGTCGGTCGAAGTGACGGACAACACGCTCCGGATCGCCGGCGAGCGCGAGGAGGAGACCGAGGAACGCGAGGAGGGAGAAGAAGAACGCGTCCTGCGGCGCGAACGACGTCACGAGTCGGTGCAACGGTCGCTCAGTCTCCCCGACGAGATCGACACGGACGGCGTCACGGCCGAGATGAAAAACGGCGTGTTGACCGTGACGCTCCCGCGCCTGGACGTCGAGTCGTCCCGTGAGATCGAGATCGAGTGA
- a CDS encoding phosphoribosyltransferase, giving the protein MFEDRNDAGDRVADLLAERGVEADIVLAVPRGGLPVGRAVADRLEVPLDIVSARKIGAPWNPELAIGAVAGDGSVWLNEELIAEAGIGDEYVSERREHEREVAREKVDRYRGDRPPLELAGKRVVVVDDGVATGATMHACLRQIVAADADRIVLAVPVAPPDTLARLAAEVDDVVCVEIPSSFGAVGQFYRTFDQVTDDDARSYLTTDTP; this is encoded by the coding sequence ATGTTCGAGGACAGGAACGACGCCGGCGACCGGGTGGCCGACCTCCTCGCGGAGCGCGGCGTCGAAGCCGACATCGTGCTCGCGGTGCCGCGTGGCGGGCTCCCGGTCGGTCGCGCGGTGGCCGACCGCCTGGAGGTACCGCTCGACATCGTCTCCGCTCGAAAGATCGGCGCGCCGTGGAACCCCGAGCTCGCGATCGGCGCCGTCGCCGGCGACGGCAGCGTCTGGCTCAACGAGGAACTCATCGCGGAGGCCGGGATCGGCGACGAGTACGTCTCCGAGCGTCGCGAGCACGAACGCGAGGTCGCCCGTGAGAAGGTGGACCGATACCGCGGTGACCGTCCGCCGTTGGAGTTGGCCGGCAAACGCGTCGTCGTCGTGGACGATGGCGTCGCGACCGGCGCGACGATGCACGCGTGCCTCCGGCAGATCGTCGCCGCGGACGCCGACCGGATCGTGTTGGCGGTCCCGGTCGCGCCCCCGGACACCCTCGCCCGTCTGGCCGCCGAGGTCGACGACGTTGTCTGCGTGGAGATCCCGTCATCTTTCGGCGCGGTCGGGCAGTTCTACCGAACCTTCGATCAGGTCACCGACGACGACGCCCGTTCGTATCTCACCACTGATACACCCTGA
- a CDS encoding MaoC family dehydratase, giving the protein MPVATVGDAATASIDVTTERIDEYAALTGDENPIHLDESYASETMFGGRIAHGMLGAGVVSAALASLPGDIVYLDQDCSFEAPVRPGDTIEARASVEEELGGDRIRVETVASVDGEPVIEGEATVLSLPHDA; this is encoded by the coding sequence ATGCCAGTCGCAACCGTCGGCGACGCCGCGACCGCGAGCATCGACGTGACGACCGAGAGGATCGACGAGTACGCCGCCCTCACGGGCGATGAGAACCCGATACACCTCGACGAATCGTACGCGAGCGAGACGATGTTCGGCGGGCGGATCGCCCACGGAATGCTCGGCGCCGGCGTCGTCAGCGCCGCGCTCGCGTCCCTCCCCGGCGATATCGTCTACCTCGATCAGGACTGTTCGTTCGAGGCCCCGGTACGACCCGGTGACACGATCGAGGCACGCGCGAGCGTCGAGGAGGAGCTCGGCGGCGACCGGATCCGCGTCGAGACGGTCGCGTCGGTCGACGGCGAGCCGGTGATCGAGGGGGAGGCGACGGTGCTGTCGCTGCCGCACGACGCCTGA
- a CDS encoding alpha/beta fold hydrolase: MQTADHDGVAIAYEERGLDPAEAETVVLCEGLGYGRWMWNWQADALTDAYHVVLWDNRGTGESDVPEGPYTIDQLAGDLETVLADAGIEEAHVVGASMGGMVAQRYALSYDRARSLALLCTSPGGPDAVPTPDATLARMFSVPDDADEREAIRYKMAPAVTDGFIEGNPELIERIVDWRLESDAPPSAREAQAAAVQAFDAGDELDELDVPTLVAHGTDDRVLPVENGELLAEAIPNADAEFIEGGSHLFFIEESERVNDLLVQFLADV; encoded by the coding sequence GTGCAAACCGCGGATCACGACGGCGTCGCGATCGCCTACGAGGAGCGCGGTCTCGACCCCGCCGAGGCGGAGACGGTCGTCCTGTGTGAGGGGCTCGGCTACGGGCGCTGGATGTGGAACTGGCAGGCCGACGCGCTGACGGACGCCTATCACGTGGTGCTGTGGGACAACCGCGGGACGGGCGAGTCGGACGTTCCGGAGGGGCCGTACACGATAGATCAACTCGCCGGCGACCTGGAGACGGTGCTCGCCGACGCCGGGATCGAGGAGGCACACGTCGTCGGCGCGTCAATGGGCGGGATGGTCGCCCAGCGGTACGCCCTGTCGTACGACCGTGCCCGGTCGTTGGCGCTGCTGTGCACCTCCCCGGGCGGCCCCGACGCGGTGCCGACGCCGGACGCGACGCTCGCGCGGATGTTCTCTGTCCCCGACGACGCAGACGAGCGCGAGGCGATCCGCTACAAGATGGCGCCGGCCGTCACCGACGGGTTCATCGAGGGGAATCCAGAACTTATCGAGCGGATCGTCGACTGGCGCCTCGAGTCGGATGCGCCGCCGAGCGCCCGGGAGGCCCAGGCGGCGGCGGTGCAGGCGTTCGACGCCGGCGACGAACTCGACGAGCTGGACGTTCCGACGCTCGTCGCCCACGGGACCGACGATCGGGTGCTCCCCGTCGAGAACGGCGAGTTGCTCGCGGAGGCGATCCCGAACGCGGACGCGGAGTTCATCGAGGGGGGCTCGCACCTGTTCTTCATCGAGGAGTCCGAACGCGTGAACGACCTGCTCGTCCAGTTCCTGGCCGATGTCTGA